Part of the Alteracholeplasma palmae J233 genome, AAAATGTTTTAGATGACTTTTTAACAGTGAAAGAAAATTTACTTGCTAGAGGGGCATTATATATTAAAGATAAAAAACAAGTTTTAGAAAGATATATGAACTTAAAAGAAAAATTTGAGTTAGAAGAAATTGAAAACAGAAGATTTAAAAATTTATCAGGTGGACAAAAAAGAAGAGTTGAAATTGCTCGTGCTTTATTCTCTAACCCCGAGATTCTTTTATTAGATGAACCAACAACTGGACTTGATCCTGAAACTAGACAACAAGTATGGAAAACATTAGATAAATTAAAAAATGATGAAGGCATCACAATCTTTCTAACTACTCACTATATGGAAGAAGCACAAGATGCTGATTATATAGTAATTATCAATAAAGGAACAATAGAGGTTTCTGGTACTCCATCTGAACTTAAAAGTAAGTATAGTCATGATAGAATTAAAATCGTTCCAAAAGATAAAGCCAGTTTAGAACAATATTTAAAAAGCATAGATACTGATTATAAGAAAATAGCAGATCAGTATATTATAAAAGTTAAGGATACAGAACAAGCACTTAACTATGTTACTGATATGAAAGAAAACATTAGTCAAATAGAAATTGTTAAAGGAACATTAGATGATGTCTTTGTTAATGTTATTGGTGAGCTAAATGTATAATATTTTTGAATTAACTAAAAGAAATATAAAAATATATTTAAGAGATAAAACGGCTGTATTCTTCTCGTTTTTATCAGTTATTATCATGTTATTGCTATATTTCTTATTTTTAAACAATATGTATACTCAAGGATTTGACGCTTTTGATATAACAGATAAACAAAAAACATTTTTAGCAACAAGCCAAATGATGGCTGGAATCTTAGTTATTAATACATTGACTTTATCATTAGGAATCATGGGAAATATGGTAAGTGATTTAGAACACCACAAAATAGATTCATTTTTAGTTACTCCAGTAAAAAGATATAAGATATTTTTAAGTTATTATTTATCTGCTGTAATTGTTACATTTGTTTTAACCTTAATTATGTGGATTCTAACGATTTTATATTTATTGGTGTCAACAGGCTATATTTATGATTTTTCTACTATTTTAGAAATTACGCTATTATTATTAGTTTATACATTCATATCTTCATCTATTATGGTTCTTTTAGTAAGTTTTATTAAAAGTGCAAATGCTTTTGGGGCAGTTTCTGGAGTCCTAGGAACGTTTGTTGGTTTTGTTTCAGGTATCTATATGCCTTTAGCAATCTTGCCAAAAGCAGTTAGTTATATATCCAGCCTGATTCCGTTTACGCATATGACAACATTGCTCAAACAAAAAATGTTAGAAAAACCATTTAGTTTGATTATAGATAAGATGAATCCTGAAGCAGTTTCTGAAATGAAAAATGCGTACGGAGTAAATGATATCGGTATTTTTGGACTTAATATTAGTTCTAGTGTATTAATTATTTGTTCAATTGGACTTTCTGTTATATTGTTTGGATTAACCATATATAGACTTTCAAAGAAGGATAAATAACGTTTTACCAAAACTTTACAAACAATTGACTTAAATATGATAGTTGCTAAGAACATAAATCTTTATAATAGGGATGTAATATGAAACCTAAGGAGAATTTTATGAAAAAAATCTTAGCAGCTTTTCTTTTATTATTAGGAATAATCACATTGACTGCTTGTACAGTTGAAGAACCATCAAATGGTGGTGGAGATAATGAAACACCTCCAACACAAACAGATTCAGAAATTCAAGGTTACACAAGAGATAGTTCATCAGGGACAAGAGAAGCGTTCTTTGATATTATAGGACTTCCAAAAACTCATTCAGAAACGACTGTAGCGAAAGTTCAAGAATCATCTTCAAATGGAGATATGATTAACAAGGTTAAAAATGATGTTAATGGTATTGGATATATTTCACTTTCATCATTAGATGGTAGTGGACTTAAAGGATTAAAATTCCAAGGCGTTGAAGCAACAGAAGATAATGTATTAAACAATACATATGAATTGAAAAGACCATTTAACTATATTACAAAAGTATCAGATGAATCAACAGAATCAAAATTAGTAGAAGCATTTATCGCATTTATCAACACACAAGAAGGTAAGAAAACAATCCAAGATAATGGTGGGATTGTAGAAATTAAGGCAAGTGATAAAAAATGGAGCGACATAAAGTCGGAATACACTATCACAACACAAGATAATTCAGCAATTACTATTAAGTTTGGTGGATCAACATCAGTTGAAAAAATAGCTAAAGCACTAAGTGGACAATTTAAAGCACTAGCAGGAAACTTCCAAGTAGAACATAATCATACTGGATCAGGAGATGCTTATAAGAGAACACAAGGATCAGAAAAAGATGGAGCTAATGCAGTTCATATCGGATTCTTATCAAGAAACTTTGGTTCAAGTGAAGCAAATAGAGCAGAAAATACATCAGGTATCTTAGCCTGGGATGCAGTAGTAGCTGTTGTTCATACTAATAATAAATTAACTAATATTAGTGCTTCAAACTTAAAAGCTATTTTCTCAGGAATTAGAAAGAATTGGTAAAGGTATATAATTATGCAAGAAGAACGATTGGCATTATTTAAGAAAAAAAAGAAAATTACGGATATCGTTGTTAGAAGTATTTTACTTCTAGCAACGATTATTTCCGCTTCTATAGTTATCTTAATTGTTATTCAAATTGCAAGCCGCGGACTACGTCCGTTTTTTGCGTTTTATGATTTTGATGGGCCTACAGGACTTATAAAAGTTAAGTTGAATTTCTTTGAATTTATTTCAGGCACACAGTATATACAACCAGTATATCAAATAGGGTTTATTATTATTAACACCATATTTACAGTAGCAATTGCAGTATTATTAGCAATACCAATAGCAGTACTAACATCGCTTTATATAGCTAAAATAGCACCTAAGTGGGCTTCTGTTTTACTTACAACAGTTGTTGAAATGCTAGCAGCTGTTCCATCTATTATTTATGGGATGTTTGGATCGGGTTTTATCGCCAAAGGCGTACAATCTTTTGCAAGACTATTTGGTCGAGAAATTGGGTTAAACTCACTTTTAACAACTATTTTAGTATTAATGATTATGGTTTTACCTACAATTACAATGATGAGCACTTTAGCTATTAAAAGTGTAAGTAAAGAAACAGAGCAAGGTTCACTTGCCTTAGGTGTGACTCCTACTAAGACATATTTTAAAGTTACAATTAAAGCTGCAAAATCAGGTATATTTGCAGGTATCATTTTAGCAATCGGAAGAGCATTAGGTGAGGCAACAGCAGTTTCTTTAGTATCTGGTAATACTGGAAAAGGACCTAATTTTGATTTATTTGGTCCAACTAGAACACTGACATCAACAATCTTAAGTGGATTAAAGGAAACTTCAGGATTTGATTATGATGTTAGATTTTCAATTGGACTAGTATTGATTGTGATCATTTTAGTTTCTAATATAGCGTTAAATTCAGTTAAAAAAAGGATGAGTAGATATGAAAAATAGAAAATTATATGATTACTTTGGTAAAACATTAGTCTATGGAGCATCATTAATATCTGTTGTTGTATTAACACTTATTCTATATTTTGTTTTTAGTAATGGATTACCACTGCTTAATTTTAAGATTATTACAGGAGATAATGAAGATGTTATTACTAGTTTAAAAACAGAAAAGTTAGATAAAGACTTACTAAAGGACATTGATTATGAGGGAGTTGGATCTAAGAGATATGGCATAGCCTTTAAAGAAGAAAATGGTATATTAAGAGTTACTTACATATCTAAAGAGTCACCTTTAAAAAATGTTAATATAGGAGACTATTTAATTGAAGGAAATTATGAACTTATAAATGATAAAAAGGAAATGATTCAATATAGTTTAGATATGGGAATTGAAGCTTTTATAGCCATTCTTGATAAGACTGTAGAAATTAAAAGTTTACCTGTAAATATATTAGGACAAAATAGTGTTGTAAAAACAAACTCTATTTTTAAAACATTTGATATAGAATCTAAAGGGTTTGTGTCTAAAAGATATGGGGTCTCTTTGATAGATGGAAAGAACTTAGAAGGTAGTAATATTATTTTAGTTGAAAAGATCCATCCGGATTCACCTTTTAAAACAACTTCTTTATATGATAGTGATACTAAAAGCCCGATAGAAGAAGGAGATGCATTTTATAATGCTGGTATCTTAATGTGGGATAATGAAGGTAATTTGATTAGATTTTCTATCAAAGATGGTGCAGAGAAAATGGCACAAGCTTTGGATAAGACAGTTGATATTACAATGTTGCCTGTTGTATTAACTGGTGGAGGCATTAGAGGCTCTATTATTACAACACTTTACCTGATAGGACTTACTCTTATGATTGCTTTACCAATTGGAGTCTTTACTGCAGTTTATTTACATGAAATGGCTCCACAAAATAAAATAACAGAATTACTAAGAAGCTTTGTGGATATGCTAACTGGGGTTCCGTCTATTATCTATGGTTTAATGGGAGCGGCATTATTTATTCCATTGTCTCAAAATATATTTGGTTCTAATGTGATAAAAGGAGCATCTTTGATTTCAGGGTCACTAACGCTTGCTGTAATTGTCTTGCCAGTTATCATCAAGTCAACAGAATCATCATTAGATGTTGTTCCTAAAGATTTTAAATTAGCATCACTTGCCCTAGGAGCTAATGAAACTCAAACAACATTTAAGGTGATGTTACCCAATGCTATACCAGGTATTTTATCTGCAGCCCTTCTTTCTATTGGGAGAATCATGGGAGAATCAGCCGCATTAATTTATGCAATAGGAACAGTCGTTAAAGATGAAGTATCTGTTTTTGGAAATGGAACATCACTTGCTGTTCACATTTGGAGTGCTATGCAAGGAGAATCGCCTAACTTTGCATTAGCGTCTACGATTTCAATTATTATTCTAATCGTTGTGTTAAGTTTAAATTTACTGGTTAAACTTATAACATTTAGATTAACTAAAAAATATCATTAAAAGGAGCCTTATATGAATGCAATTTTTGATATCAAACACATGGATTTATATTATGGAGAAAAACAAGCTTTAAAAGATATTAACTTATCCATTAAAGAAAAAGAAGTAACAGCTTTTATAGGACCTTCAGGATGCGGAAAATCAACCCTTCTAAGAAGTCTTAACAGAATGAATGATTTAATTACAGGTTGTAAAATCACAGGAGATATTGAATATAAAGAAAGAAATATTTATGATAAAAAATTTGATGTCATTGATTTGAGATCTAAAGTAGGAATGGTTTTTCAAAAGCCTAATCCTTTTCCAATGAGTATTTTTGATAATATAGCTTATGGCCCAAGATGCCATGGGATTAAAAATAAAGAACAATTAAAAGTGATTGTAGAAGAATCATTAAAACAAGCAGCATTATGGGAAGAAGTTAAGGATAGATTAAAAGATTCAGCTATGGCACTATCAGGTGGGCAACAACAAAGACTTTGCATTGCAAGAACGCTTGCGATGAAACCTGATGTTATTTTAATGGATGAACCGACATCAGCTTTAGACCCGATTGCGACTTTAAAGATTGAAGAACTTGTCATAGAACTTAAAAAAGATTATACTATTATTATAGTAACGCATAATATGCAACAAGCAGCGCGTATTTCTGATAAAACAGCCTTCTTTTATTTAGGCGAATTAGTAGAATATACAGATACAACCAAACTGTTTACAAACCCAGATAAAAAACAAACAGAAGATTATATTACAGGAAAATTCGGATAGGAGAATAGGTATATGCCAGCACTTAGAACAGGATTATTAGTAGCCGTTGAAGAAATTAAAACAGATGTTGTGACAATGGCTGATTTAGTTTTAAAACAAATTAAAGATTCTTTAGTAGCGTTTAAAGAAAATGATGTGAATAAGGCTCAAGTTATTATTGGACAAGATGATGCTGTTGATAAAATGGAAGAAGATATTGCTAAAAAAGCTCTTCGTATTATTTGGAAGGAACAACCCTTAGCTCAAGATTTAAGACTGGTTACAGGAATTTTAAAGCTGATTACTGATATAGAAAGAATTGGTGATCATGCTTGTGATATTGCAGAAATTACTTTACATCTTTCTAATATTCCAAATAAAAGAGTGATTCCAGTAATCACTGAGATGAGTCTTAAAAGTGAAGAAATGGTTTTACTAGCAATTGAAGCTCTTGTGACTCAAGACAAAGAAAAAGCAAATACAGTGATTGCTTTAGATGATAAGGTAGATGAACTATTTTCTAATATTATGAAAAAAATAGCTCAAGCATTAAAAGATGACGGTATTGATCAAGAATATGCACTATCATTATTAATGATTGCTAAATATATTGAACGTATTAGTGATCATGCAGTAAATATTGCAGAATGGATTATTTTTATTGTAACAGGAAACCATAAAACAACTGCATTATTTTAAGGAGGAATTATGATTGTTTACTTTTTAGAAGATGATGTATCTATTCACTATATTATTGAAAAACCTTACAACAAGCTAATTTAGAGTATAAAGGTTTTTACGAATCTCAAAAGTTATTAGATGAAATAGATCATAAGATGCCTGATATGTTTTTATTAGATATTATGTTGCCAGATATTTCAGGCATTGAAGTGATTAAGTATATTAGAAAAAAAAATAAAGAAGTACCTATCATGGTTGTCTCTGCTTTAAATAGTGAAATAGATAAAGTTAAGGCTCTAGATTTAGGAGCTGATGATTACTTGACTAAGCCTTTTGGCGTTTTAGAGTTAACCTCTAGAATTTATGCACATCTTAGAAGAGTAGAAAAATCCGAAACATATGAAAAAGGAAATTTAAGATTAGACATTGATAAACACGTTTGTTATATCAATGATACAGAGATTAAGTTAACTAATAAAGAATTTGATATTTTATTATTACTATTTAAAAATGATGGTAAAGTAGTTAAAAAAGAAGTTATTTTTGAAGAAGTGTGGCAAATTAAAAGTGATGTTGAAACAAGAACACTTGATATGCATATTAAATCATTAAGACAGAAAATAGAATCATCTAACATTCATATTAAAACAGTCAGAGGTGTTGGCTATCAAATTGAAGATAAAGATTAGTATTACACTTATTTTGTACCATTTAGTTATAGGGCTATTAATAGTCTTTTTTGGCTTTAACTCTGAAAAATGGTATTTAGCATTTATTATTTATTTGATAGGTGCGGGTATTATTATTTCCTATTTAGTTTTAGATGAAAGATATCTTAAGGCAAAACTTTTAAAAATATTAAAAAGAACTGCACAAATTGAAGATACAAAATTTGAAAAAGATGAACTCTTTCCAATGATTGAACAATTACTTATTCAACAACAACTCTCATCTAATAGTATTCTAACAACCTATAATGAGTATAAAAAACAAACAGAAACAATTTTAGAATATATTAGTAGAGGGCTTGCTATCTTAGACTATAGTGGAGATTTTATCTTTTTTAATAGTTATTTCAGTGACTTTTTAAAAGTAGATAAATCTCAAATATATAAAAATTATAAGATAGTTATTAGAGACTATGAATTAAAAAAAATGATTGAAAAAACCTATCAATCAAAGGAACAACAAACTAAAGATATTGAAATCAATCAAAAGCTCTTTCAAGTTAAAATTGTTTTACTAGCACAAGAAAAAAGAGAACAAATTTTAATCATCATTAGAGATTTAAATGATCATAAATTATTAGAAAATGTTAAAAGAGATTTTTTCTCTTATGCATCTCATGAATTAAAAACACCTATTACAGCTATTAAAGGCTATTCTGAATTAATTGAACACCAAATGGTTAATCCGGAAGAAGTGATTAAAATTTCAAAAGAAATTAATCATTTAACAGAAATTATGAATTTATTAGTAGAAGATATGTTAATGTTATCCAGATTAGAATATTCTAAAGACGGACTAAGAAAAGATATTTTTCTAAATGATATCTTAGAAGAAGTGATCAAACAACTTAAACCTCAAATGGAAGAAAAAAATATTATTTTAGAAATGGATTATGATAAAGTTGAATATTTTGCGGATCCAATTGATATGCTTAAATTGTTTAAAAACTTAATTGAAAATGCCATCAAGTATAACAAGAAAGATGGTAGTATTAAAATTAGTCTTAAAAGCGATGAAACTGGCGTCAGATTCATTGTAAAAGATTCTGGAATGGGGATTAAGGATGAGCACAAAGTAAGGGTTTTTGAACGATTTTACAGGGTAAGTCAAGGAAGAGAGATACTTGGAACAGGACTTGGACTTGCAATTGTGAAACATATTGTGCTTAATTATGATGGAAAAATTGTTTTAAATTCAGTAGTCAATGAGTATACAGAATTTATTATTTTGTTGCCTAAAACAATGAAAAAATAAGAAAGCATTTACATATATTTATAACTTGTTTTTAGTATTTAAATAAACTATAATGAGAATACTAAGAGGCAATAATGGATATGCCTGAATTGAATAAATGAAGACATAAAGAAACGTTTAGCATATTAAATCTGTAAGATAGGCAGAGCGTTTTTTTTGTACCCAAAAATGACCTAATGTAGGAGGAAAAAGGAAAAATGATTACTAAAATAAGAAAGCGTGATGGTAGAATCGTAAGATTCAACCAGGAGAAAATTATCTCAGCAATCCAAAAATCAATGGTTGCTTGTGGTATGTCAATTGAAGGGTCTGATAAAGTAACAAACGATGTGGTCGATGCTTTAAGTGAAAAATATGTTAATGTAGTACCTACAGTAGAAAATATTCAAGATGAAGTTGAGTTAGCTTTAATCCATAATGAATACGCAGAAGTAGCTAAATCTTATATTCTTTATAGAGAAGAAAGAAATAGAGTTAGAGATAAGAATACAAGATTGATGAAAACTTATCACGATATTACTTTTTCTAAGAGCAATGAAAGTGATTTAAAACGAGAAAATGCCAATATTAATAGCGATACAGCAATGGGGGCAATGTTAAAATACGGTAGTGAAGGAGCAAAAGAATTCTTTAAGATGTTTGTTTTAAATCCTAAACATGCTAAAGCTCATGAAGAAGGATTAATCCATATTCATGATTTAGATTTCTTAACACTTACTTTAACATGTTGCCAAATAGATTTAACAAAACTCTTTAAAGGTGGATTTATAACAGGTCATGGTTCAATAAGAGAACCTAAAGATATTAAGACTTATGCAGCCTTAGCGTGTATAGCAATTCAGTCTAACCAAAATGATCAACATGGTGGGCAAAGTGTAGCTAATTTTGATTATGATATGTCTGAAGGGGTTAGAAAGACTTATTATAAAAACTTTATTAAAAACTTAGAGAAGGCATTTGATTTTTATGAAGTTAAAAAAGATGCAAAAGAGTTTTTAGAATCTTTAGAAGTAAAGCCAAGTTTAGATAATGTTTCAGTGGATGCTGTTTTTATAGAAAAAATAAATCATCCTGAAGCTAATCATATTTTAAATTTTGTCAAAAAATATACAAAAGAAGAAACTATTAAAGATACGTATCAAGCAATGGAATCTTTAATTCATAATTTAAATACAATGCATTCTAGAGCAGGTGCTCAAGTTCCATTTAGTTCAATTAATTATGGTACAGATACTTCACCTGAAGGAAGATTAGTTGTAGAACAAATATTAAAAGCTACTCAAAGAGGTTTAGGAGAAGGAGAAACTCCAATTTTCCCAATTCAAATTTTTAAAGTTAAAGAAGGTGTTAACTTTAATCCAGAAGACCCTAATTACGATTTGTTTAAATTATCTATTGAAACATCAGCTAAAAGACTATTCCCTAACTTCTCATTTATAGATGCTCCATTTAATAAAGCATATTATAAAGAAGGAGATAGACATACAGAAGTTGCTTATATGGGATGTAGAACAAGAGTCATGGCTAATGTTTATGATAAAGATCAAGAAGTGGTTACTGGAAGAGGGAACTTAAGCTTTACAAGTATTAACTTACCAAGACTTGCTTTAACTAGTAAAAATATAGAAGAGTTTTACAAGAATTTAGATAACACATTAGATTTAGTGATTGAACAGTTATTAGAAAGATTTGATATTCAGAAAAAACTTCATGTTTATAATTTCCCATTCTTAATGGGACAAGGAGTTTGGAGAGATTCAGATAAATTAAAACCAACTGATACGATTGAAGAAGTAATTAAACATGGAACTTTAGCAGCTGGATTTATCGGCTTAGGAGAGACTTTAAAGACTCTTACAGGAAAACATCATGGTGAGTCAAAAGAATCTCAAAAACTAGGATTAGAAATTATTTCATTCATGCGTAAGAAGATGGATGATGCAGCAGAAAAATATAAGTTAAACTTCAGTTTGATCGCAACTCCAGCAGAAGGATTATCTGGAAGATTTGTTAAAATGGATAGAAAACGTTTTGGTAGTATAGAAGGTGTTACAAACCATGAGTTTTATACAAATTCATTCCACGTTCCAGTATATTATCCAATCACAGCATATGAAAAAATTGATATTGAAGCACCTTATCATGCACTAACTAATGGTGGACATAT contains:
- a CDS encoding ABC transporter ATP-binding protein → MRQTILEVKDLTKTYKDVKAVDNISFTVKKGSLFAFLGPNGAGKSTTIKMITTLLKPDSGMFLLNGISDENEIRNKIGVVFQENVLDDFLTVKENLLARGALYIKDKKQVLERYMNLKEKFELEEIENRRFKNLSGGQKRRVEIARALFSNPEILLLDEPTTGLDPETRQQVWKTLDKLKNDEGITIFLTTHYMEEAQDADYIVIINKGTIEVSGTPSELKSKYSHDRIKIVPKDKASLEQYLKSIDTDYKKIADQYIIKVKDTEQALNYVTDMKENISQIEIVKGTLDDVFVNVIGELNV
- a CDS encoding ABC transporter permease, which produces MYNIFELTKRNIKIYLRDKTAVFFSFLSVIIMLLLYFLFLNNMYTQGFDAFDITDKQKTFLATSQMMAGILVINTLTLSLGIMGNMVSDLEHHKIDSFLVTPVKRYKIFLSYYLSAVIVTFVLTLIMWILTILYLLVSTGYIYDFSTILEITLLLLVYTFISSSIMVLLVSFIKSANAFGAVSGVLGTFVGFVSGIYMPLAILPKAVSYISSLIPFTHMTTLLKQKMLEKPFSLIIDKMNPEAVSEMKNAYGVNDIGIFGLNISSSVLIICSIGLSVILFGLTIYRLSKKDK
- a CDS encoding substrate-binding domain-containing protein, which codes for MKKILAAFLLLLGIITLTACTVEEPSNGGGDNETPPTQTDSEIQGYTRDSSSGTREAFFDIIGLPKTHSETTVAKVQESSSNGDMINKVKNDVNGIGYISLSSLDGSGLKGLKFQGVEATEDNVLNNTYELKRPFNYITKVSDESTESKLVEAFIAFINTQEGKKTIQDNGGIVEIKASDKKWSDIKSEYTITTQDNSAITIKFGGSTSVEKIAKALSGQFKALAGNFQVEHNHTGSGDAYKRTQGSEKDGANAVHIGFLSRNFGSSEANRAENTSGILAWDAVVAVVHTNNKLTNISASNLKAIFSGIRKNW
- the pstC gene encoding phosphate ABC transporter permease subunit PstC, with translation MQEERLALFKKKKKITDIVVRSILLLATIISASIVILIVIQIASRGLRPFFAFYDFDGPTGLIKVKLNFFEFISGTQYIQPVYQIGFIIINTIFTVAIAVLLAIPIAVLTSLYIAKIAPKWASVLLTTVVEMLAAVPSIIYGMFGSGFIAKGVQSFARLFGREIGLNSLLTTILVLMIMVLPTITMMSTLAIKSVSKETEQGSLALGVTPTKTYFKVTIKAAKSGIFAGIILAIGRALGEATAVSLVSGNTGKGPNFDLFGPTRTLTSTILSGLKETSGFDYDVRFSIGLVLIVIILVSNIALNSVKKRMSRYEK
- a CDS encoding PstA family ABC transporter permease, encoding MKNRKLYDYFGKTLVYGASLISVVVLTLILYFVFSNGLPLLNFKIITGDNEDVITSLKTEKLDKDLLKDIDYEGVGSKRYGIAFKEENGILRVTYISKESPLKNVNIGDYLIEGNYELINDKKEMIQYSLDMGIEAFIAILDKTVEIKSLPVNILGQNSVVKTNSIFKTFDIESKGFVSKRYGVSLIDGKNLEGSNIILVEKIHPDSPFKTTSLYDSDTKSPIEEGDAFYNAGILMWDNEGNLIRFSIKDGAEKMAQALDKTVDITMLPVVLTGGGIRGSIITTLYLIGLTLMIALPIGVFTAVYLHEMAPQNKITELLRSFVDMLTGVPSIIYGLMGAALFIPLSQNIFGSNVIKGASLISGSLTLAVIVLPVIIKSTESSLDVVPKDFKLASLALGANETQTTFKVMLPNAIPGILSAALLSIGRIMGESAALIYAIGTVVKDEVSVFGNGTSLAVHIWSAMQGESPNFALASTISIIILIVVLSLNLLVKLITFRLTKKYH
- the pstB gene encoding phosphate ABC transporter ATP-binding protein PstB; its protein translation is MNAIFDIKHMDLYYGEKQALKDINLSIKEKEVTAFIGPSGCGKSTLLRSLNRMNDLITGCKITGDIEYKERNIYDKKFDVIDLRSKVGMVFQKPNPFPMSIFDNIAYGPRCHGIKNKEQLKVIVEESLKQAALWEEVKDRLKDSAMALSGGQQQRLCIARTLAMKPDVILMDEPTSALDPIATLKIEELVIELKKDYTIIIVTHNMQQAARISDKTAFFYLGELVEYTDTTKLFTNPDKKQTEDYITGKFG
- the phoU gene encoding phosphate signaling complex protein PhoU, with product MPALRTGLLVAVEEIKTDVVTMADLVLKQIKDSLVAFKENDVNKAQVIIGQDDAVDKMEEDIAKKALRIIWKEQPLAQDLRLVTGILKLITDIERIGDHACDIAEITLHLSNIPNKRVIPVITEMSLKSEEMVLLAIEALVTQDKEKANTVIALDDKVDELFSNIMKKIAQALKDDGIDQEYALSLLMIAKYIERISDHAVNIAEWIIFIVTGNHKTTALF
- a CDS encoding helix-turn-helix domain-containing protein — its product is MKLTNKEFDILLLLFKNDGKVVKKEVIFEEVWQIKSDVETRTLDMHIKSLRQKIESSNIHIKTVRGVGYQIEDKD
- a CDS encoding sensor histidine kinase, which codes for MKIKISITLILYHLVIGLLIVFFGFNSEKWYLAFIIYLIGAGIIISYLVLDERYLKAKLLKILKRTAQIEDTKFEKDELFPMIEQLLIQQQLSSNSILTTYNEYKKQTETILEYISRGLAILDYSGDFIFFNSYFSDFLKVDKSQIYKNYKIVIRDYELKKMIEKTYQSKEQQTKDIEINQKLFQVKIVLLAQEKREQILIIIRDLNDHKLLENVKRDFFSYASHELKTPITAIKGYSELIEHQMVNPEEVIKISKEINHLTEIMNLLVEDMLMLSRLEYSKDGLRKDIFLNDILEEVIKQLKPQMEEKNIILEMDYDKVEYFADPIDMLKLFKNLIENAIKYNKKDGSIKISLKSDETGVRFIVKDSGMGIKDEHKVRVFERFYRVSQGREILGTGLGLAIVKHIVLNYDGKIVLNSVVNEYTEFIILLPKTMKK
- a CDS encoding anaerobic ribonucleoside triphosphate reductase, encoding MITKIRKRDGRIVRFNQEKIISAIQKSMVACGMSIEGSDKVTNDVVDALSEKYVNVVPTVENIQDEVELALIHNEYAEVAKSYILYREERNRVRDKNTRLMKTYHDITFSKSNESDLKRENANINSDTAMGAMLKYGSEGAKEFFKMFVLNPKHAKAHEEGLIHIHDLDFLTLTLTCCQIDLTKLFKGGFITGHGSIREPKDIKTYAALACIAIQSNQNDQHGGQSVANFDYDMSEGVRKTYYKNFIKNLEKAFDFYEVKKDAKEFLESLEVKPSLDNVSVDAVFIEKINHPEANHILNFVKKYTKEETIKDTYQAMESLIHNLNTMHSRAGAQVPFSSINYGTDTSPEGRLVVEQILKATQRGLGEGETPIFPIQIFKVKEGVNFNPEDPNYDLFKLSIETSAKRLFPNFSFIDAPFNKAYYKEGDRHTEVAYMGCRTRVMANVYDKDQEVVTGRGNLSFTSINLPRLALTSKNIEEFYKNLDNTLDLVIEQLLERFDIQKKLHVYNFPFLMGQGVWRDSDKLKPTDTIEEVIKHGTLAAGFIGLGETLKTLTGKHHGESKESQKLGLEIISFMRKKMDDAAEKYKLNFSLIATPAEGLSGRFVKMDRKRFGSIEGVTNHEFYTNSFHVPVYYPITAYEKIDIEAPYHALTNGGHISYIEVDGDPAKNTLAFETIIRHMKEKGIGYGSINHSVDYDPECKYVGIINEECPKCGRKETPDRPFERIRRITGYLVGTLDRFNNAKRKEVEERVKHFRSEDKIS